A single window of Coffea eugenioides isolate CCC68of chromosome 7, Ceug_1.0, whole genome shotgun sequence DNA harbors:
- the LOC113778841 gene encoding serine/threonine-protein kinase RUNKEL — protein sequence MNQYHIYEAIGRGKYSTVYKGRKKKTIEYFAIKSVDKSQKSKVLQEVRILHSLDHPNILKFYAWYETSAHLWLVLEYCVGGDLMNLLQQDTKLPEDSVHDMASGLVRALQFLHSKGIIYCDLKPSNILLDENGHTKLCDFGLARKLSDISKTPFSQLPQAKRGTPCYMAPELFQDGGVHSSASDIWALGCVLFECYAGRPPFVGKELTQLIKSILSDPTPALPGSPSRPFVNLINSLLIKDPAERIQWPELCSHAFWRSKFDPLPLPSQPAFINMIELSSKPYLSERNGEKPLQNKTPTKHGKDSKGTIKPDENSVLEVKGRETPIKGAFSSRKTQTKASTKIVDEKQKDNSNTRGVNLLRLSRIAKTNLQRENEKENYRRPLPNGSENDAEVEINNNDMELDFNENTEDEVNDEADGPENANCASESDFSTPTQHEGKIEETDNNKGNSETSPIVQTPISDEFRTSDQEPSSEHAELTSMPPSLSTQTTPVKAKDVSGPVDTECSKLSTNISQVFWHPSDLSVRPVMPSKKSDKVSGAIPSVPFDAFPVSDFVKMSREQLDSMNNKIVGIFNGNTAIGEKQNVIRYLEMLSSNSDAANILTNGPIMLVIIKVFRQSKTSALRAQLASLIGLLIRHSTFIGDELANSGILGSLTDGLRDRQEKVRRFSMAALGELLFYISTQNEQLRVGNPPESPSKDIRHASGWQVSNPLISLVSSVLRNGEDDMTQLYALRTIENISSQGGYWAARFISQDVISNLCYIFRAQGKQESMRLTAGSCLVRLARFNPPSILRIIEKLSFKDTASSLHKGSPREQQIRLNLLNMAMLEITNIGKYLLSLAEDKNLVPNLISLIEQGSEILKGKALIFAALLCKNGKRWLPQFFCNARLLSNVDRLLKEKDSYLKLCLDAFAHTVASVVPGLLETITGEIQQSSGGRRRMQFAGLASRNSAKSNINLFPVILNLLGSCLFKHRVVDSGVLQQFANLLRLAESPFQGRDEFQITLLKVLESIAEEPSAVHQNCDIFVSQILPSLAVLYKGNKDGDARFLCLKILFDSMVIFLNETSQNEQKLEDLKSISNSHFLPLYPSFIEDEDPIPMYAQKLLVMLIEFEYIEISDILQTKTISQCFEFLLGDLSTANVNNVMLCFTLASAPELETKILSQLKVVRKIGNLLEFVCAKEMEDFVEPTLNLCKAFLLRQVGSRKGFIYAKDPNLLSDNSSDGIIALDQHECIRDIADFGDNVGVLLELTKSNEMNVADLASECLILLFMASPREATTGFLTNLSKVSAILESWSRGVPHLLLQRILHALGYSCRQYLSYSIILSLSKPEILKIEAIVSEIKSSGVPALADAALRVALELQRLPRRI from the exons ATGAATCAATATCACATCTACGAAGCCATTGGCCGCGGCAAATACTCT ACCGTAtataaaggaagaaagaagaagaccATAGAGTATTTTGCTATCAAGAGTGTTGATAAATCTCAGAAGAGCAAGGTTCTACAAGAA GTTCGAATTCTTCACTCCCTGGATCACCCAAATATCTTGAAATTCTATGCCTG GTACGAAACATCTGCTCATTTATGGCTGGTATTGGAGTACTGTGTTGGAGGAGATCTCATGAACTTACTGCAGCAG GATACTAAGCTGCCAGAAGATTCAGTTCACGATATGGCTTCTGGCCTTGTTAGAGCTTTGCA GTTTTTACATTCAAAGGGAATCATTTATTGTGACTTAAAGCCCTCAAATATATTATTGGATGAAAATGGACATACAAAG CTATGCGATTTTGGGTTGGCAAGAAAATTGAGTGATATATCTAAAACACCTTTTTCACAG TTACCACAAGCAAAGCGTGGGACTCCCTGTTACATGGCTCCAGAATTATTTCAGGACGGAGGAGTCCATTCTTCTGCATCTGATATCTGGGCTCTTGGTTGTGTGCTATTCGAATGCTATGCTGGGAGGCCTCCTTTTGTGGGAAAAGAGCTGACGCAGTTGATAAAATCAATTCTTTCAGATCCAACTCCAGCCCTTCCTGGTTCCCCAAGCCGCCCTTTTGTCAACCTGATAAATTCTCTTCTGATAAAAGATCCAGCTGAAAGGATACAGTGGCCAGAACTGTGTAGTCATGCTTTTTGGAGGTCAAAATTTGACCCATTGCCTCTACCTTCTCAACCTGCATTTATTAATATGATTGAACTTTCATCTAAGCCATATCTATCAGAACGCAATGGTGAGAAGCCTCTGCAAAACAAGACCCCAACAAAACATGGAAAGGATTCAAAAGGCACTATTAAACCAGATGAAAACTCAGTTTTAGAGGTAAAAGGTCGTGAAACACCCATCAAGGGTGCATTCAGCAGCCGGAAAACTCAGACAAAGGCTTCAACCAAAATAGTTGATGAAAAGCAGAAGGATAATTCAAATACAAGGGGAGTCAACCTTCTTAGGCTTTCAAGAATTGCGAAAACAAACTTGCAGAGGGAAAATGAAAAGGAGAACTACCGGCGGCCATTGCCAAATGGATCTGAGAATGATGCTGAGgttgaaattaacaataatgATATGGAACTTGATTTTAATGAGAACACAGAGGATGAGGTAAATGATGAAGCTGATGGACCTGAAAATGCAAATTGTGCTTCTGAATCAGATTTTTCAACTCCAACTCAGCATGAAGGGAAGATTGAGGAAACCGATAACAACAAAGGCAACTCAGAGACATCACCCATAGTTCAAACTCCCATCTCAGATGAGTTTAGAACCTCTGATCAGGAACCATCTTCAGAACATGCTGAACTGACATCCATGCCGCCAAGTTTAAGTACTCAGACAACACCAGTGAAGGCAAAGGATGTTTCTGGACCAGTTGACACTGAGTGCTCAAAATTGTCTACAAATATCTCACAGGTGTTTTGGCATCCTTCTGACCTCTCAGTCAGGCCCGTGATGCCTAGCAAAAAGTCTGATAAAGTATCAGGGGCGATTCCATCCGTGCCGTTTGATGCTTTTCCAGTATCTGATTTTGTCAAAATGTCAAGGGAGCAGCTTGATAGTATGAACAATAAGATTGTAGGTATCTTTAATGGGAATACTGCTATAGGTGAGAAGCAAAATGTTATCAGATACCTTGAGATGTTAAGCAGTAACAGCGACGCTGCAAACATTCTGACCAATGGACCAATAATGCTAGTTATCATCAAAGTGTTCAGGCAGTCTAAGACTTCAGCTTTGCGAGCTCAACTTGCTTCACTCATAGGCTTGTTGATCCGCCATTCTACTTTTATTGGAGATGAGCTggcaaattctggaattttaggCTCACTAACTGATGGTCTCAGAGATAGGCAGGAAAAAGTTAGAAGATTTTCAATGGCAGCTCTAGGTGAGTTGCTATTTTACATATCTACACAAAATGAGCAGTTGAGGGTGGGTAATCCTCCAGAATCTCCATCTAAGGACATTCGTCATGCGTCTGGCTGGCAG GTCTCAAACCCGTTGATTTCTTTGGTCTCATCTGTTCTACGAAATGGCGAAGATGACATGACTCAGCTTTATGCACTGAGAACAATAGAGAACATATCTAGTCAAGGAGGGTACTGGGCAGCTCGTTTCATTAGCCAGGATGTGATTAGTAACCTGTGCTATATCTTTAGGGCTCAAGGGAAACAGGAGAGCATGAGACTCACAGCCGGATCTTGTTTGGTACGTTTAGCTCGTTTTAACCCTCCAAGCATCCTGCGAATTATTGAGAAACTCTCCTTTAAGGACACTGCATCAAGCCTACATAAGGGTAGTCCACGTGAGCAGCAAATTCGCTTAAACCTTCTGAACATGGCCATGCTTGAAATCACAAACATCGGAAAGTACCTTCTTTCCCTGGCAGAGGATAAGAATCTCGTCCCTAACCTTATTTCCCTTATTGAGCAGGGAAGTGAAATCTTGAAGGGCAAGGCTCTTATTTTTGCTGCCCTGCTTTGCAAAAATGGGAAGAGATGGTTGCCACAGTTCTTTTGCAATGCAAGACTTCTATCAAACGTAGATAGGCTACTAAAAGAGAAAGACAGCTATTTGAAACTATGTTTAGATGCATTTGCACATACTGTGGCATCAGTTGTACCAGGTTTGCTGGAAACTATTACTGGGGAGATTCAGCAATCGTCGGGTGGGAGACGCCGCATGCAATTTGCTGGTCTCGCTAGTCGGAATTCTGCAAAGAGTAATATTAATTTGTTTCCTGTCATTCTCAATCTTCTTGGAAGCTGTTTGTTTAAGCACAGGGTGGTTGATAGTGGAGTTCTACAACAATTTGCTAATCTACTTAGGTTGGCTGAGTCACCATTCCAG GGCAGAGATGAGTTCCAGATAACACTTCTTAAAGTTCTCGAGTCTATTGCTGAAGAACCTTCTGCTGTTCACCAAAACTGTGACATTTTCGTTAGTCAGATTCTTCCCAGTCTAGCTGTTTTATATAAAGGCAACAAAGATGGCGATGCCAGATTTTTGTGCCTGAAGATATTGTTTGATTCAATGGTCATCTTTCTGAATGAAACATCACAGAATGAGCAAAAATTAGAGGATTTGAAGTCCATATCAAATTCTCATTTCCTTCCTCTTTACCCATCTTTCATTGAAGACGAAGACCCTATTCCTATGTATGCCcagaaacttcttgtgatgctCATTGAATTTGAGTACATAGAGATTTCAGACATACTTCAAACAAAGACCATTTCACAGTGCTTTGAATTTCTGCTTGGTGACCTCTCAACTGCAAATGTAAACAATGTCATGCTTTGTTTCACTCTAGCATCTGCTCCAGAACTAGAGACTAAGATATTGTCTCAGCTAAAAGTTGTCAGAAAGATCGGGAACCTTTTGGAGTTTGTCTGtgctaaggaaatggaagatttTGTTGAGCCCACTCTTAATCTGTGTAAAGCATTCCTTTTGCGCCAAGTGGGCAGTAGGAAAGGATTTATTTATGCTAAAGATCCGAATTTACTGTCTGATAATTCTTCTGATGGAATCATTGCCCTTGATCAGCATGAATGCATAAGAGATATAGCAGACTTTGGTGACAATGTTGGGGTCTTGCTCGAGTTGACTAAATCCAATGAGATGAATGTTGCTGACTTAGCTTCTGAATGTCTAATTTTGCTTTTCATGGCATCTCCGAGGGAAGCTACTACAGGTTTTTTGACTAACCTATCAAAAGTCTCCGCCATCCTGGAGTCTTGGAGTCGAGGCGTTCCACACTTGCTGTTGCAGCGGATTCTTCATGCCCTTGGTTATTCCTGTCGACAATATCTATCATACTCCATCATACTATCCTTGAGTAAACCGGAGATATTGAAAATAGAAGCTATTGTTTCAGAAATCAAAAGTTCTGGTGTACCAGCTCTAGCTGATGCTGCTTTGCGTGTGGCACTGGAGCTGCAGAGGCTCCCTCGTCGTATTTGA